The Phycisphaeraceae bacterium genome segment AAATGGATGACCGTAGCGTCGTCGAACAGCGCCGTGTTGAGCGCCGAAAAGGCGTCCTGCTCGAAGGCGTTGTGCCGCGCGAGATGCTTCGTGACCAGTTCAGGCGCGCGCTGCAGGGCTTCGGCGAGCGTCATCACGCTCACGCCCGGTTCGAGCCGCTCGACGGTCGAAAGGTCGCGTCGAAGGCGCCCATTGATGAAGACGAGTCGCACGCCGCACACGTCGGGCAGCGCGAAGCGGCGGATGTCCTGTTCGGTGACGGACTTCGCCTCGGGGGCGCGCAACGACAGACCGGCCTTCAGGAGCGGTTTGAGGGAGGTGTACTTCCAGTTCTCATCGCGCGTCGTGGGGATGCCCAGCCGGTTGAACGCCTCCATCGCCTGCCGGCGGATGGACGTGAGCATCGCGGGTCCGGCGGGGAGCAGCGAAGCGTCAAGCCCCGCATCGTCCAGCACGGCGGAGGTTCTGGTCGGGGCGTTCATGGTGGCGGCGGTCGTCATGGAAGGCACCAGGCAGTTCGTGAGAATCGGACCATGTGAGCGGCGGGTGTCGCGGACTCGGCCCACCCCATGCCCGAAGGAATGCGACGGCAGAGTCAGGCGGCGGCTGGCTCCTTCTCCAGCCACGTGTATCCCTTCTCCTCCAGTTCGTAGGCGAGTTCCTTGCCGCCCGAGTGGACGATGCGGCCCTCCACCAGCACGTGGACGAAGTCGGGCACGATGAAGTTGAGCAACCGCTGGTAGTGCGTGATGACGAGGAAGCCGCGATCCTTGCTCCGCATGGCGTTGACGCCGTCGGCCACCACGCGCAGGGCGTCGATATCCAGGCCGGAGTCGGTCTCGTCCAGCACGCACAGAGCGGGCTCGAGCACGGCCATCTGGAAGATCTCCGCCCGCTTCTTCTCGCCGCCCGAGAAGCCCTCGTTGACGTTGCGCTTGAGCAGGTCGTCGTCGATGTGAATGAGCTTCATCTTCTCACGGAAGAGCTTGAGCATCTGCATGGCGTCCAGTTCAGGCAGTCCGCGGTGCTTGCGCGTGGCGTTGACCGCCGCTTTGAGGAACTGGGTGGTCTTGACGCCCGGAATTTCCACGGGGTACTGGAAGGCCATGAAGACGCCTTCGCGGGCGCGCTCGTCCGGCTCCATCTCAAGCAGATCCCTGCCGCGGAAGAGGATGGTCCCCTCCGTCACTTCGTACGCCTCGTGCCCGGCGATGACGCGGGCGAGCGTGGACTTGCCCGAGCCGTTCGGGCCCATGATGGAGTGAACTTCGCCGGGATTGATGGTCAGGTCCAGCCCGCGCAGGATTGGCTGGCCTTCGACGGAGACATGCAGGTTAGTGATCTCAAGCAGCGACATTCGTGTTTCCTGTCCGTTCTGAGAAGACAAACCACAGAGGCACAGAGGGCACAGAGAATGAAGAGGTCAGAGATCAGAGGTCAGAAGCATCAGAACCGGAAACCAGAATCTTGAACCACGGATGCATACGGATGAACACAGATTCGATCCCGGCACTTCTCTGTCCTGGTCAGTCAGTGTCATCCGTGTTGATCCGAGTTCATCGGTGGTTTCATCGTGTTTTCCCTCCGTGTCCTCTGTGTCTCTGTGGTGAACTGAATCGAGTTCACCCGACCGATCCTTCGAGCGAAATCGACAGCAGCTTGTCCGCCTCCACCGCGAACTCCATGGGCAGTTCCTTGAGCACTTCCTTGCAGAAGCCGTTGACGATGAGCGACACGGCGTCCTCCTCCGAGATGCCGCGCTGGGTGCAGTAGAAGATCTGGTCCTCGCCGATCTTGCTGGTGGTGGCCTCGTGCTCCACGCTGGCGGTGGGGTTGCGCACGTCGATGTACGGGAAGGTGTGCGCTCCGCACTGGTCGCCCATGAGCATCGAATCGCACTGGGTGTAGTTGCGGGCGTTGGCCGCGCCCTTGTTGATCTGCACCAGGCCCCGGTAGGTGTTCTGTCCGCGCCCCGCGCTGATGCCCTTGGAGATGATGGTCGAGCGCGTGTTGCGCCCGAGGTGGATCATCTTGGTGCCGGTGTCGGCCTGCTGGCGGTGGTTGGTCAGCGCCACGGAGTAGAACTCGCCCACCGAATCGTCCCCCTGCAGGATGCACGAAGGGTACTTCCACGTGATGGCCGAGCCGGTCTCCACCTGCGTCCAGGAGATGCGGCTGCGAGCCCCCAGGCACTTGCCCCGCTTGGTGACGAAGTTGTAGATGCCGCCCTGACCGTGTTCGTCGCCGGGGTACCAGTTCTGAATGGTGGAGTACTTGATGGTGGCGTCATCGAGGGCCACGAGTTCCACCACCGCCGCGTGCAGCTGGTTCTCGTCGCGCATAGGGGCGGTGCAGCCCTCCAGGTAACTGACGCTCGCGCGTTCATCGGCGATGATCAGCGTGCGCTCGAACTGCCCCGTCTTTGACGCGTTGATGCGGAAATACGTGGACAACTCCATCGGACAGGTCACGCCCTTCGGGACGTAGACGAACGAACCGTCGCTGAAGACCGCGCTGTTGAGGGCGGCGAAGAAGTTGTCTCCCGGCGGCACCACCGAGCCGAGGTACTTGCGAACCAGGTCCGGGTGCTCACGAACCGCCTCGGACATGGGACAGAAGATCACGCCCGCCTTCGCCAGGGTCTCCTTGAACGTCGTGGCCACCGACACGCTGTCGAATACCGCATCCACCGCCACGCCCGCCAGGGCCAGCTGCTCCTCCAGCGGAATGCCCAGTTTGCGGTATGTCTCCAGCAACTTGGGGTCCACCTCGTCGAGTGAGGCGGGCCCCTTCTTCACCTTCGGCGCGGAGTAGTACGACACCGCCTGGTAGTCGATGGGGGGATAGTGAATGAACGCCCAGCGCGGCTCCGACATCGCCTTCCAGCGACGGAACGCATCCAGGCGCCACTGAAGCATCCACTCCGGCTCACCCTTGACGGCGGACAGCCGGCGGACCACGTCCTCATCCAGTCCCGGTTCGAAGGTGTCGGCCTCGATATCCGTGACAAACCCGGCCGTATAGCCCTTCTTCGTGAACTCGTGAATGGTGGACTCGGTGGTGGTCATCTTCACGTCCCAGAACGTGCGGGGCGATTGAAACTCAGTTGCATCTTTGAATCATTCTAGGAACATGGGAACCATCAGACCAATCCCATGACCCGCAACCCCCGCGAACTCGTGGCGCATCACCCACGGTTCCATGCGCCGTTTTCCTGTTGGCCTCACGCTGCGTCCGGCGGACTGTCCGCTATCCGGAGTGAGAGTTTGCCTCTCCGGCGCAGCCCATCGTCTCGGTTTCCCGGGTGACGCCTGGGGTGAATCCTGCCCACCGGGCGTTCGATCCATCCACCTGCCCCCAGTTACGGACGGGCGAAGGAGCGGGCGGATGGCGATGATTGGACGATTGGCGGTCTGTGTCGGGTTCGCGGCCGGCGTGGTCGCCAGCCACGGGATGGGCGTGGAATACACGGAGCCGGTTCCGGTCGGCTTCCCCCCCGCGGCGGAACGAATCGCGTTTGACCGACTGAGTCACGAAACAACGGCTATCGAGTCAGACCGCGTTTCGCGGACGCCCTGCGTCACACAGAAAGATGAGGCGGAACACCCCTGCCCCCGCCCCTGCCCCGCCACACCCGATTGATGCTCCCAACAGGTGAACCATGAAAAAGCCCGCTCGAACCACCCGGTGCTTGGGGGTGCGAGCGGGCCAGGTCCGGCTGTCCGAGAGCGGGCTTATTTGTCCTGTTCGGTGATGCCCATGCCGCTGCGGTCCGGATAGGCCGGACGGGCGGGCTTCACGTACTTCCTGGTCTTGAGTTCTTCGAGCATGTGGGCGATCGCGGCGTCCAGTTGCGGGTCGGCCCCGTTG includes the following:
- the sufC gene encoding Fe-S cluster assembly ATPase SufC encodes the protein MSLLEITNLHVSVEGQPILRGLDLTINPGEVHSIMGPNGSGKSTLARVIAGHEAYEVTEGTILFRGRDLLEMEPDERAREGVFMAFQYPVEIPGVKTTQFLKAAVNATRKHRGLPELDAMQMLKLFREKMKLIHIDDDLLKRNVNEGFSGGEKKRAEIFQMAVLEPALCVLDETDSGLDIDALRVVADGVNAMRSKDRGFLVITHYQRLLNFIVPDFVHVLVEGRIVHSGGKELAYELEEKGYTWLEKEPAAA
- the sufB gene encoding Fe-S cluster assembly protein SufB; protein product: MTTTESTIHEFTKKGYTAGFVTDIEADTFEPGLDEDVVRRLSAVKGEPEWMLQWRLDAFRRWKAMSEPRWAFIHYPPIDYQAVSYYSAPKVKKGPASLDEVDPKLLETYRKLGIPLEEQLALAGVAVDAVFDSVSVATTFKETLAKAGVIFCPMSEAVREHPDLVRKYLGSVVPPGDNFFAALNSAVFSDGSFVYVPKGVTCPMELSTYFRINASKTGQFERTLIIADERASVSYLEGCTAPMRDENQLHAAVVELVALDDATIKYSTIQNWYPGDEHGQGGIYNFVTKRGKCLGARSRISWTQVETGSAITWKYPSCILQGDDSVGEFYSVALTNHRQQADTGTKMIHLGRNTRSTIISKGISAGRGQNTYRGLVQINKGAANARNYTQCDSMLMGDQCGAHTFPYIDVRNPTASVEHEATTSKIGEDQIFYCTQRGISEEDAVSLIVNGFCKEVLKELPMEFAVEADKLLSISLEGSVG